In Cydia fagiglandana chromosome 9, ilCydFagi1.1, whole genome shotgun sequence, a single window of DNA contains:
- the LOC134667519 gene encoding phospholipase A1 VesT1.02-like, which produces MNVFVLCVMFVNYISDISAIGRGDLEKYGLLHQALYSKYIKCDHDKHTNLDVSLVNVYFYDFSRNDVKTFPIAEAADGILNYSGLDIMRRFIIFVAGYKSNINKNTEQRVRDTFRDFPNSYLIILDHSPYTNEKPGNLKGYERAVQYVYYIGKALGEMLANLRRGGISPQSMHCIGHSLGGQMLGYTGQTFIDITGEKLWRITALDPAGPCFSNSVIEDQVRSGVAEYVEVYHCNAGGLGSSSVLADIDFFVNKKGESQPDCGTPLIPGIFDSSKAAKCSHKTCVTVWTATVKHPDWFLAWKCDSYKDFKKGECQPGDNTLAGFWNPGNATGVYYFSTEGYDLDI; this is translated from the exons ATGAACGTATTCGTCTTGTGTGTCATGTTCGTAAACTATATTAGTGATATAAGTGCGATAGGCAGAGGCGATTTGGAAAAGTATGGACTTTTACATCAAGCGCTGTACTCGAAATATATCAAAT GCGACCACGATAAACACACCAATCTAGACGTCAGCTTAGTCAACGTCTATTTCTACGACTTCAGCAGAAATGACGTCAAAACATTCCCAATTGCCGAAGCAGCCGACGGTATCCTAAACTATTCAGGCCTCGACATCATGAGACGTTTCATCATCTTCGTGGCCGGATATAAGTCCAACATCAACAAAAACACTGAACAACGCGTTAGAGACACCTTCCGAGACTTCCCTAATAGCTATCTAATCATTCTTGACCATTCTCCCTACACCAATGAGAAGCCAGGAAACTTAAAAGGCTACGAAAGAGCAGTGCAGTATGTATACTATATAGGAAAGGCGTTAGGCGAAATGCTAGCCAATTTAAGAAGAGGAGGCATATCACCCCAAAGCATGCACTGTATAGGACATAGCTTAGGTGGACAAATGCTTGGTTATACAGGACAGACCTTCATTGATATAACTGGAGAAAAATTATGGAGAATTACTGCTCTAGATCCCGCTGGACCTTGCTTTTCCAACAGCGTCATTGAAGACCAAGTAAGATCTGGAGTAGCTGAATACGTCGAAGTATACCATTGTAATGCCGGTGGCTTAGGATCTTCAAGCGTTTTGGCTGATATAGACTTCTTTGTAAACAAAAAAGGCGAGTCCCAACCGGATTGCGGAACACCATTAATACCGGGTATCTTCGACTCTTCAAAAGCAGCTAAATGCAGTCATAAAACTTGCGTTACAGTGTGGACGGCCACGGTGAAGCATCCTGACTGGTTCTTAGCGTGGAAATGCGATTCGTATAAGGATTTTAAGAAGGGTGAATGTCAACCGGGTGATAACACTCTGGCTGGTTTCTGGAACCCTGGTAATGCGACTGGCGTTTATTATTTCTCTACGGAAGGGTATGATTTGGATATATGA